A window of the Planococcus citri chromosome 4, ihPlaCitr1.1, whole genome shotgun sequence genome harbors these coding sequences:
- the LOC135842858 gene encoding saccharopine dehydrogenase-like oxidoreductase, whose product MSDSDKVDVVIFGATGYTGKCVIREFILLSDNKFTWAIAGRNLKKLQEVLEWASAKTGQDVTKIPIVICDCEDEASLNKMAQRGRVVINCCGPYRFYGEPVIKACVENGAHHVDVSGEPEYMETIQLDYHEAAEKKGVYIVSACGFDSVPCDLGIIHFINNFPGQVNSIESFLKFSSKSNEPAANIGTWESAVYGIANQQNLVALRKKLHPILNRPKLEPRLKPRSVIHRCELFNNHYTLPFPGSDRSVVFRTQMFLRNNYKQRPVQYNPYFVCPSVTALTALVLVGLFLQVFTKFGFGRRLLLRYPEFFSCGIMSRKGPSEEALLNSSACFKFKGEGWSKEVADQFENKEEINLPPNKKMLTEMSFKSPGYGFTSKSVIYSAFTILKESDKMPSRGGVYTPGGAFGKTSFLDQLLKDGVSLKILNDV is encoded by the exons ATGTCGGATAGTGATAAAGTCGATGTGGTTATTTTCGGAGCTACTGGATACACCGGAAAATGTGTCATAAGAGAATTCATTTTACTCAGTGATAACAAGTTCACTTGGGCCATTGCTGGTAGAAACCTGAAGAAATTACAAGAAGTATTAGAATGGGCCTCAGCCAAAACAG gGCAAGATGTTACTAAGATTCCTATTGTTATTTGCGACTGTGAAGATGAAGCTAGTCTCAATAAAATGGCACAAAGAGGACGTGTCGTAATAAATTGTTGCGGACCTTATCGATTTTATGGCGAACCTGTGATCAAAGCTTGTGTTGAAAATGGAGCTCATCACGTAGATGTTAGCGGAGAACCTGAG TACATGGAAACCATTCAGCTAGATTATCACGAGGCTGCAGAGAAAAAGGGTGTTTATATCGTGAGTGCTTGTGGTTTTGATAGCGTTCCTTGTGATTTgggaattattcattttattaataattttccgG GCCAAGTCAATTCTATTGAATCGTTTCTAAAGTTTTCATCCAAATCAAAT gaACCCGCTGCTAATATTGGTACTTGGGAGAGTGCTGTGTATGGAATTGCGAATCAGCAAAATTTGGTAGCACTTCGCAAAAAATTACATCCGATATTAAATCGGCCGAAATTAGAGCCCCGTTTGAAAcccag GTCAGTTATTCACAGATGTGAGTTATTCAATAATCACTACACTCTACCATTTCCTGGATCTGATCGATCAGTGGTATTCCGAACGCAAATGTTCTTGCGTAATAACTATAAACAACGTCCGGTACAATATAATCCCTATTTTGTATGCCCATCGGTGACAGCTTTAACAGCGTTGGTTCTAGTTGGTCTGTTTTTGcaagttttcacaaaatttggttttggtcGGCGGCTTCTACTGAGA TACCCGGAATTCTTTTCGTGTGGTATAATGTCGCGAAAAGGGCCATCGGAAGAAGCCCTTTTGAATTCTTCTGCTTGTTTTAAATTCAAAGGCGAAGGTTGGTCTAAAGAAGTGGCCGATcagtttgaaaataaagaagaaatcAATCTACCTCCTAACAAGAAAATGCTCACTGAG atGTCATTCAAAAGCCCTGGATATGGTTTTACTTCAAAGTCTGTTATCTACAGTGCCTTTACAATCTTGAAAGAATCCGATAAAATGCCATCAAG AGGTGGAGTGTATACTCCCGGAGGAGCTTTCGGCAAAACAAGTTTCTTAGATCAGTTGCTAAAAGACGGA
- the LOC135844780 gene encoding probable E3 ubiquitin-protein ligase HECTD2, giving the protein MTWLWEKVRNSLRNGRLRSSLRKLLDVQNASDHLSPLQDEEETTTHDLECEEEDSLSYFGICSACKLAINHYRHFNIAALDFLSTRNNTCPFCGLRYRNSVDRRNNESEETETVDEILIRERSRDQRSSSEPTVPSYRLPPISDGLHIGRYENDNGFFRRLENFNVLLSPSTRMSLLLPPITKEIESISNLDAKERSSSVALRKANNFAEPKQYPKYAVRHKTRQEFLQDVRKARQQDNYINIEYFYLRTFNSFSELCALFKVDPSEDGAKSEDPNLKMEFIYSVHDAILEMPAIIQDTVLKAIFNSLLEESKILFDKDEIRSVYILLQCPVFAIQNSYLIFAHLLRYCVNLPSSHHQLLVNWFKILEVNRLRTIVRHLMQFITVRQFSSGDKTLPPLNKCRWWIPTATKILALINAANNECTPPLLDYSELYNSALDHIDLMRDYYIWQNCRHPGQFAYCQYPFILSILAKRFILTKDSEQQMILNARRSLVAKMTRHQPPQIDIFFLNINVRRSHLVNDSLNEITCKQKDLKKKLKVSFVGEPGLDMGGLTKEWFLLLVREIFDSNYGMFVYHAHSNCYWFSIDNKEGSLREYNLIGVLMGLAVYNSNILDLHFPSVCYRKLLTPPVVPNSGNKKIGVIESPTFDDLNEIMPDVARGLRELLEYDGNVEEDMGMNFQISLEEFGEIKTFQLKENGENIPITNENRQEYVDAYLNWILNTAIYEQFKAFYLGFHSVCASNALIMLRGEEVEMLVCGSQTPNLNELRKITEYDGFDPNEEFIENFWEIITSLSEDMKKKFLLFTTGSDRIPVGGITEMAFKITRLPHKADNLPEAHTCFNQLVIPKYENKMILREKLTLAISNAEGFGLE; this is encoded by the exons ATGACTTGGTTGTGGGAAAAAGTACGAAACTCCCTTAGGAATGGTAGATTGAGAAGTAGCCTGCGAAAATTACTAGATGTACAAAATGCCAGCGATCACCTATCACCATTACAGGACGAA GAAGAAACAACAACACACGATTTGGAATGCGAAGAAGAAGACTCGCTGTCTTATTTCGGAATATGTTCGGCTTGCAAGCTGGCCATAAACCATTACAGGCATTTTAACATCGCTGCTTTGGATTTTCTGTCGACCAGAAACAATACCTGTCCATTTTGTGGTCTGCGTTATCGTAACTCGGTGGATCGACGTAATAACGAATCGGAGGAAACCGAAACCGTAGATGAAATCTTGATCAGGGAACGGTCTCGGGATCAAAGATCTAGCAGCGAGCCAACGGTTCCTAGCTACAGGTTACCTCCTATC TCAGATGGCTTGCACATAGGACGTTATGAAAACGATAATGGATTTTTTAGAAGACTGGagaatttcaacgttttgttaTCACCGAGTACTCGGATGTCTTTACTATTACCTCCTATTACCAAA GAAATCGAATCAATCAGCAATTTAGATGCTAAAGAGAGAAGTTCCTCGGTAGCTTTACGAAAAGCTAATAATTTCGCCGAACCGAAACAATACCCTAAGTACGCCGTTAGGCATAAGACTCGAcaagaattttt GCAAGATGTCAGAAAAGCTCGTCAACAAGATAATTACATAAACATAGAATATTTTTACTTGAGAACGTTCAATTCTTTCAGCGAGCTTTGCGCTTTATTCAAA GTGGATCCGTCCGAAGATGGAGCCAAATCGGAAGATCCTAATTTAAAAATGGAGTTTATTTATTCAGTTCACGATGCCATCCTAGAAATG CCAGCCATAATACAAGATACCGTTCTCAAAGCCATTTTTAATTCGTTATTAGAAGAATCGAAAAT ACTTTTCGACAAAGATGAAATCAGATCAGTTTATATTCTACTTCAATGTCCAGTATTCGCAATTCAAAATTCCTATTTGATTTTCGCTCATTTACTAAGATACTGCGTCAATTTACCAAGTTCGCATCACCAATTATTAGTAAATTGGTTTAAAAT TCTCGAAGTAAACAGACTACGAACAATTGTACGCCATTTAATGCAGTTCATCACAGTGCGCCAGTTTTCATCGGGTGATAAGACACTACCACCATTGAATAAATGCAGATGGTGGATTCCTACAGCCACCAAAATACTCGCATTAATTA ATGCAGCAAACAACGAATGTACGCCTCCTTTACTAGATTACTCGGAATTGTACAATTCTGCTTTGGATCACATCGATTTGATGCGAGATTACTACATATGGCAGAACTGCAGACATCCTGGACAATTTGCCTATTGTCAATATCCGttcattttgagtattttggcGAAACGATTTATTCTAACGaag GATTCAGAACAACAAATGATCTTGAATGCTCGAAGATCGTTGGTAGCTAAGATGACCAGACATCAACCACCACAGATAGATATTTTCTTTCTGAACATAAATGTTCGACGATCTCATCTCGTCAATGATTCCTTAAATGAG atcACTTGCAaacaaaaagacttgaaaaaaaagcttaaagtaTCATTCGTCGGTGAACCAGGTTTAGATATGGGAGGATTAACGAAGGAATGGTTTCTACTTCTAGTACGAgaaattttcgattcaaattaTGGTATGTTTGTATACCACGCACATTCAAATTGCTACTGGTTCAGTATCGATAACAAGGAAGGAAGTCTAAGAGAATATAATTTAATTGGAGTATTGATGGGATTGGCGGTGTACAATTCGAACATATTAGACTTACATTTTCCATCGGTTTGTTATCGGAAATTACTTACACCTCCGGTTGTTCCTAATTccggaaataaaaaaattggcgtAATAGAATCTCCTACGTTTGACGATTTAAACGAAATAATGCCC gatgttgcTCGTGGTCTGAGAGAATTGCTAGAATATGATGGAAATGTAGAGGAAGATATgggaatgaattttcaa ATCTCACTCGAAGAATTCGGcgaaataaaaacatttcaattgaaAGAAAACGGCGAGAACATTCCAATAACGAATGAAAACAGACAAGAATACGTGGACGCCTACTTGAATTGGATTCTAAATACAGCTATTTATGAGCAATTCAAAGCATTTTATTTAGGATTCCACAGCGTATGCGCTTCGAACGCTTTAATC ATGTTACGAGGAGAAGAAGTAGAAATGCTAGTATGCGGTTCGCAAACTCCGAACTTGAACGAACTTCGCAAAATCACTGAATACGATGGTTTTGATCCCAACGAAGAATTCATAGA aaatttttgggaaattatcACGAGTTTGTCGGAagatatgaagaaaaaattccttCTATTTACCACCGGCAGCGATCGCATACCTGTAGGAGGAATTACCGAGATGGCTTTCAAAATAACGCGACTCCCACATAAAGCGGATAATTTACCAGAAGCTCACACCTGTTTCAATCAACTAGTTATACCTAAATATGAAAACAAGATGATCTTACGAGAAAAACTGACGCTCGCCATTTCAAACGCTGAGGGATTCGGTTTAGAGTAg
- the LOC135844781 gene encoding heat shock 70 kDa protein 12A-like: protein MRYRVREKDSRRIGYVFEDDPLQDTPTDMTAVENWKSVMTELNEKKIKHKELSTSKKTIDSSFDSGIQQEYNSDSDEVCNSICMTLNKLVELSKEQEIYLRNSPDIHHGVSENNPATVPSYDQNKYPDNILYKNIDSLSIQSSSSETNNLVEEMIMKNSCAKDNATEIAVPATALGRYTDNSSARINAYKHLSRSAQNLNTDTVADPNGDSFQSLPFKRNYIKNTIKSKNIVPQSNKNDSEVVIAIDIGTTFSGFSFAIEDSPSSSVNIMKSIKDPSMRKLPSILLLNSRTEFHSFGYDAKDYFLSIEQRTSSLSTQWLLFEKFKLQLLNFIDIDRECEIKATNGICVPALTVYTRTLNYFKCLALLEVSNVLQKPIKKDQIRWVITIPVMWSVKGKLFMQEAAFNAGLCTLETKERLRIIYEPEAVASWCNLLGWSKITADHGQSNSSSENYVMLVNCGGGLVDVTIHQTNDKYISIITEIHKASETIYSSHYINEEFLQLMILIFGNKFVNSLKSEKPASLIDLLYHFEFCKCFLSKSTHNSSSANLFVGRYIADFYKKITGKQMSETVVNFSHEDVTWSEQGAICINANLLQRLFQPLTQKIIKLIKQILQNRSDAKPISRIYFAGGLTKSHIFQESLKDGLEDSVSLIFLQESELCVLKGAVQRSIADTSKCYKMTHSYAVGVMKQFQKDIHPLEKMVSKDGRKWCCDLLDWLIKKDQILQKGEVILKRYTPTASQQSCIIINVYIVENNDSRFVTDNGVHNCGALRLTTSPSNATNQHEILLQLIYNGKEFIANALDTMTARCTQTKLDNLSYL, encoded by the exons ATGAGGTATAGAGTTCGTGAAAAAGACAGCAGAAGAATAGGATATGTTTTTGAAGACGATCCTCTGCAAGATACACCTACTGATATGACCGCAGTTGAGAACTGGAAATCTGTCATGACCG aattgaacgAGAAGAAAATTAAACATAAAGAACTATCCACTTCCAAAAAAACGATCGATTCATCGTTTGATTCCGGTATTCAACAGGAATATAATTCAGATAGTGACGAAGTGTGTAATTCTATCTGCATGACTTTGAACAA GTTAGTGGAGCTTTCGAAAGAACAAGAAATCTATCTGCGTAACTCGCCGGATATTCATCATGGTGTTTCGGAAAATAATCCAGCGACGGTACCGTCTTACGACCAAAATAAGTATCCCGATAATATATTATACAAGAATATCGATTCATTGTCAATCCAAAGTAGCAGTAGTGAAACAAATAATTTGGTCGAAgaaatgataatgaaaaattcatgcgCTAAGGATAATGCAACAG aaatcgCGGTCCCAGCAACGGCGTTAGGAAGGTATACGGATAATTCATCGGCTAGAATCAACGCCTATAAACATTTATCTCGTTCTGCTCAAAATCTCAATACCGATACCGTCGCTGATCCTAATGGAGATTCGTTTCAATCGTTACCATTTAAAAGAAATTATATCAAGAATACAATCAAGAGTAAAAATATCGTACCGCAATCGAATAAAAACGATTCCGAAGTAGTCATAGCTATTGATATTGGTACCACGTTTTCTGGATTTTCATTCGCCATAGAAGATTCGCCATCTAGTAGTGTAAATATAATGAAGAGTATTAAAG atcCGAGTATGAGAAAATTACCTTCGATTTTATTACTCAATTCTCGTACTGAATTTCACTCGTTTGGATACGACGCTAAGGATTATTTTCTCAGTATCGAGCAACGGACTTCTTCTTTATCAACTCAATGGTTgttatttgaaaagttcaaattgcaGTTGTTGAATTTCATT GACATAGACCGAGAATGTGAAATCAAAGCTACAAATGGTATCTGTGTTCCAGCCCTGACCGTATATACCAGAacgttgaattatttcaaatgtttaGCTCTTCTAGAAGTATCCAATGTTTTACAAAAACCTATTAAGAAGGATCAAATTAGATGGGTTATCACTATACCCGTGATGTGGTCCGTAAAGGGGAAATTATTCATGCAAGAGGCTGCATTTAAT GCTGGTTTATGCACATTGGAGACTAAAGAAAGACTGAGAATTATTTACGAACCGGAAGCCGTAGCTTCGTGGTGTAATCTGTTAGGTTGGAGTAAAATTACAGCAGATCATGGACAATCTAACTCGTCGA GTGAAAATTACGTCATGCTTGTTAACTGCGGCGGAGGATTGGTTGATGTGACGATTCACCAAACCAATGATAAATATATTTCTATTATTACGGAGATCCATAAAGCTTCAGAAACGATTTATAGTTCACATT ATATTAACGAAGAATTTCTTCAACTGATGATTTTGATATTTGGCAATAAATTTGTTAATTCGCTGAAATCAGAAAAGCCAGCTTCGCTGATTGATTTGTTGTACCATTTCGAATTTTGTAAATGTTTCCTTTCCAAGAGTACGCATAACTCGTCTTCAGCGAATTTATTCGTTGGTCGGTATATCGCTGACTTTTAcaagaaaattactggaaaacaA ATGAGCGAAACAGTCGTAAATTTTAGTCACGAAGACGTAACTTGGAGTGAGCAAGGAGCTATTTGTATAAACGCGAATTTATTACAAAGGCTATTTCAACCATTAACGCAAAAAATCATTAAa CTCATAAAACAAATTCTACAAAACAGATCCGATGCGAAACCTATATCACGAATTTACTTCGCCGGAGGTCTTACAAAATCTCACATCTTCCAAGAAAGCTTAAAAGATGGCCTGGAAGATTcagtttcattaatttttctacaa GAATCCGAGCTGTGTGTTTTGAAAGGAGCAGTTCAAAGATCCATCGCTGATACTTCAAAGTGTTACAAAATGACGCACTCTTACGCGGTAGGAGTcatgaaacagtttcaaaaagATATACATCCTTTAG aaaaaatggtATCAAAAGACGGCCGAAAATGGTGCTGCGATTTACTCGACTGGTTAATAAAAAAAGATCAGATTTTACAAAAAGGCGAAGTAATTCTAAAACGATATACACCCACCGCGTCGCAGCAATCTTGCATCATAATCAACGTGTATATAGTCGAAAATAATGATTCTAGG ttcGTTACCGATAACGGTGTTCACAACTGCGGTGCATTGCGTCTAACCACTTCTCCGTCGAACGCGACAAACCAGCACGAAATTCTATTGCAATTGATTTACAACGGAAAGGAATTCATCGCAAATGCTCTAGACACGATGACGGCGCGTTGTACGCAAACTAAATTAGATAATTTATCTTATCTGTGA
- the LOC135844787 gene encoding major facilitator superfamily domain-containing protein 6-like: protein MRDDLLLIKGHFFFLFAALGPILPFISVIGKQLGISEVAMGTIYAVIPLLYFITKPVYGFIIDYFVRQRTFIFTLTVALMGVFYLLIYFVPHTPLQKNTPTSNTTNISCTSVLFCDLHKQDYPNWTVNQICSLTCKNGAIQETDVELRLSPELCNNTAHDINLNTRCNVTETDCDVDCKYLSPVSFVPLETLYRTSSFWIFVLLMALGSIGFNIVNTASDAICFNALGDGNEMKYGSQRMWGTVGYGITAFLAGYYIDHLSKGLTVKNNTPAFVLLMFFISLDIIVCSRLKFAPIPNSHRIVREACQVLRKPHVMIFVFFSLIIGLCDGFLVYYLFWYMETVANESGYYNKIRLIEGLTVLVQSFGGELLMFPLSGKIIKKIGYGNSLTMCFLFFAVRFLALSFIPNPWWTLPIEMVLFGVTYAFSYCTIVAYVSTISSTKIRGTMQGIVSGCYDGIGYALGSLLGGVLITLYEMRVTFRIFGAIALATAIIHYILYMVYLRKKICTNKEVVYIVPEESSKPVSPDNDDD, encoded by the exons aTGAGGGACGATTTACTACTCATCAAGGGTCATTTCTTTTTCCTATTCGCCG CTTTAGGACCGATATTACCGTTTATCAGCGTGATCGGTAAACAATTAGGCATATCTGAGGTAGCGATGGGAACCATTTACGCTGTAATTCCGTTACTGTATTTTATCACGAAGCCGGTGTACGGATTTATCATAGATTACTTCGTCAGACAGCGTACTTTTATATTCACGTTGACGGTGGCTTTGATGGGTGTATTCTACTTACTGATTTACTTCGTTCCTCACACTCCGTTACAGAAGAACACTCCAACCAGCAATACCACCAATATATCCTGCACATCAGTATTATTCTGTGATTTACAT AAACAAGATTACCCTAATTGGACGGTGAATCAGATCTGCAGTTTAACATGTAAGAATGGCGCCATACAAGAGACTGATGTCGAACTAAGGCTGTCACCAGAACTGTGTAATAACACGGCTCATGATATAAATTTAAATACTCGATGCAATGTTACCGAAACGGATTGCGACGTCGATTGTAAATACTTGAGTCCGGTATCGTTCGTACCGTTGGAAACACTCTATCGAACATCttcgttttggatttttgtacTTTTAATGGCCCTAGGATCCATCGGATTCAATATAGTGAACACCGCCAGCGATGCTATTTGCTTTAACGCCTTAG GAGAcggaaatgaaatgaaatacgGTAGTCAACGTATGTGGGGAACGGTAGGATACGGTATTACCGCTTTTCTGGCTGGCTACTACATCGATCATTTATCCAAGGGATTGACAGTGAAAAATAACACGCCAGCGTTCGTTTTGTTGATGTTTTTCATCTCGCTTGATATCATTGTATGCTCAAGACTTAAA TTCGCGCCGATACCGAATTCCCATCGAATTGTCAGAGAAGCCTGTCAAGTTTTAAGGAAACCGCATGTCATGATCTTCGTATTTTTCTCGCTCATCATAGGACTTTGCGACGGATTCTTGGTCTATTATTTATTCtg GTACATGGAAACAGTCGCGAACGAAAGCGGCTATTACAATAAAATCCGTCTAATAGAAGGTCTCACCGTACTAGTCCAGTCTTTCGGAGGAGAACTATTAATGTTTCCATTATCTg gaaaaattattaaaaaaattggttacGGTAATTCATTGACGATGTGTTTCCTGTTCTTCGCGGTGCGATTTCTCGCCCTATCATTCATTCCAAATCCTTGGTGGACACTGCCTATCGAAATGGTGTTATTCGGAGTCACGTATGCTTTCTCGTACTGTACCATTGTCGCCTACGTTAGCACAATAAGCTCGACTAAGATACGAGGCACGATGCAGGGCATTGTTTCTGGGTGTTACGATGGAATAG GATACGCTTTGGGAAGTCTTCTAGGCGGAGTATTGATAACGCTATACGAGATGAGAGTGACGTTCAGAATTTTCGGCGCTATTGCTTTAGCGACAGCGATCATTCATTATATTCTATACATGGTGTATCTTCGTAAAAAAATATGCACGA ATAAAGAAGTTGTATACATCGTGCCAGAAGAATCTTCCAAGCCGGTATCTCCAGATAACGACGACGATTAA